A single window of Cydia splendana chromosome 13, ilCydSple1.2, whole genome shotgun sequence DNA harbors:
- the LOC134796005 gene encoding ovarian-specific serine/threonine-protein kinase Lok-like — translation MGEESQATQTQTQNSQIEWSQPTTPSSIPTIWGRLYSTKLSLKGKLCWKASSYPEYYDLIQPEFNLGRALSCTFVMKKDIIKEDIIKNISKQHFMIRRDMAEPLSPAIITDLSYNGTFLNGEKIGKGNSRVLDDNDEISVTHPAVKIFIFKDLLKEQDKVPTEISQKYYISRILGQGACGLVKLVYDKTKCTKHAMKIIKKSRMTNGQVNNLNNPEKIRNEINIMTALRHPCIISTEAVYDSREAVYIILELMQGGELFDRITKHGRLSEKLTRFLFRQMVLAVKYLHSQGITHRDLKPENVLLESKDDETLVKISDFGLSKFVGEDSFMKTMCGTPLYLAPEVLKANGRGYGPEVDVWSLGVIFFVCLAGYLPFSADYSDMSLRDQIVTGRFRFSAAHWEGISLRAKQLMKKMLTVPVERRITLDQILRHSWMQDVEVINRVDRLLIQSVQVRQFSQLSVSSMNSDEENNSNADNVTVIRLVAKGKRGLSDSFSSSCEPIPKKLRIQLSSMDDDTSSANSLSSP, via the exons ATGGGTGAAGAAAGCCAGGCGACACAAACGCAAACCCAGAATTCGCAGATAGAATGGAGTCAACCTACCACTCCAAGTAGCATACCGACAATATGGGGTAGACTTTATTCGACAAAACTTTCATTGAAAGGCAAGCTGTGCTGGAAAGCTTCTAGTTACCCCGAATACTATG ATCTCATACAGCCAGAGTTCAACCTGGGAAGGGCTCTTTCATGCACATTCGTTATGAAGAAAGATATAATTAAGGAAgatatcataaaaaatattagCAAGCAGCATTTTATGATAAGAAGAGACATGGC GGAGCCCCTTAGCCCAGCTATTATAACAGACCTGTCCTACAATGGCACTTTTTTAAATGGTGAAAAGATTGGCAAAGGCAACAGCAGAGTCTTAGATGACAATGATGAAATATCTGTGACCCATCCTGCTGTAAAAA tttttattttcAAAGACTTATTGAAGGAACAGGATAAAGTGCCTACCGAAATTTCACAGAAATACTATATCTCAAGGATACTTGGCCAAGGAGCTTGTGGGCTAGTCAAGTTAGTGTATGACAAG ACAAAATGCACCAAGCATGCTAtgaaaatcattaaaaaaagcAGAATGACTAATGGACAAGTTAATAATCTGAATAATCCAGAGAAAATCaggaatgaaataaatattatgactgCGTTGAGGCAT CCATGTATAATATCTACGGAAGCAGTGTATGACTCGCGTGAAGCCGTATACATCATCCTGGAGCTCATGCAAGGCGGTGAACTGTTCGACAGGATCACTAAACATGGACGTCTGTCAGAAAAGCTGACAAGATTCCTGTTCAGGCAGATGGTGCTGGCTGTCAAGTATCTGCACTCTCAGGGCATCACTCACAGAGATCttaaa CCTGAGAATGTGCTATTAGAGAGCAAAGATGACGAGACACTGGTGAAAATCAGTGATTTTGGCCTGAGCAAGTTTGTTGGCGAGGACAGCTTCATGAAGACCATGTGTGGAACGCCACTTTATTTGGCTCCAGAAGTATTAAAGGCTAACGGAAGAGGATACGGGCCTGAAGTTGATGTCTGGAGTCTGGGTGTAATTTTTTTCGTTTg CCTTGCAGGGTACTTGCCTTTTTCAGCGGACTATTCAGACATGTCTCTTCGAGACCAGATAGTAACGGGCCGATTTCGCTTCTCCGCGGCCCACTGGGAAGGCATCAGTCTCCGGGCCAAACAACTTATGAAGAAAATGCTGACCGTCCCAGTTGAAAGGAGAATAACGCTTGACCAAATTCTGAGGCATAGCTGGATGCAg GATGTTGAAGTTATAAATAGAGTTGACAGGCTACTGATTCAATCTGTTCAAGTGAGGCAATTCAGCCAGCTTTCCGTCTCCTCAATGAACTCTGACGAAGAGAACAACAGTAACGCAGACAACGTAACTGTCATAAGACTAGTGGCTAAAGGGAAGCGCGGTCTGAGCGACAGTTTCAGCAGTTCATGTGAACCTATCCCAAAGAAACTGAGGATACAACTGTCATCCATGGATGACGACACTAGCTCAGCTAATAGTTTGAGCAGCCCATGA